The following proteins are encoded in a genomic region of Spirosoma sp. SC4-14:
- a CDS encoding 4Fe-4S dicluster domain-containing protein — MEIFQQILFVAALAVAAWLITKRIRLISRAIRLGRPENRFDQPDERLKTMLLVAFGQKKMFNNPLVGFMHFVIYAGFVIINLEILEIILDGILGTHRLFAPYITSVYPILIDVFELLAFGVLSVCIIFLGRRFIARVSRLQASRHHELQGWPVSDATIILVAEILLMIAFLTWNASDSVLRDRGIGHYGALQGVVPDFLISQFLKPLFTGFSDTGLVVYERVAWWAHILGILAFALYVTYSKHLHIALGFPNVYFSDLQPKGEMQNMPEITKEVQLALGLPITTEADGSQVNDNGLQSGADSPAEIGRFGAKDVQDLKWINLMNAYSCTECGRCTAACPANITGKKLSPRKIMMDTRDRLEEVQRGWKMHGSEYKDDKSLLNDYITAEELNACTTCQACVNACPININPLDIILQLRRYRVMEESQAPASWNAMFSNIENNMAPWKFSPGDRFNWADQVNDLK, encoded by the coding sequence ATGGAAATTTTTCAACAAATTCTTTTTGTCGCAGCTCTAGCAGTTGCCGCCTGGTTGATAACGAAGCGTATTCGGCTCATTTCACGCGCTATCAGGCTGGGACGTCCTGAAAATCGATTCGATCAGCCTGACGAACGCCTTAAGACAATGCTACTGGTGGCATTTGGGCAGAAGAAAATGTTCAATAACCCACTGGTTGGATTTATGCATTTTGTTATATATGCTGGGTTTGTCATTATTAATCTGGAAATTCTGGAAATTATTCTGGACGGTATTCTGGGAACCCACCGTTTATTTGCTCCCTATATCACGTCTGTTTATCCAATTCTGATCGATGTATTTGAACTATTGGCTTTTGGCGTCCTGAGCGTTTGTATCATTTTTTTAGGTCGACGTTTTATTGCCCGTGTTAGCCGTTTGCAGGCAAGTCGCCATCATGAACTGCAAGGTTGGCCAGTTTCCGACGCTACTATTATTTTGGTTGCCGAGATTTTGCTGATGATAGCGTTTCTAACCTGGAATGCCTCCGATAGCGTTTTGCGCGATCGCGGTATTGGTCATTATGGTGCTCTACAGGGCGTGGTGCCCGATTTTCTGATTAGCCAGTTTCTGAAGCCGCTATTTACTGGCTTTAGTGATACGGGGCTGGTGGTTTATGAGCGTGTGGCCTGGTGGGCGCATATTCTGGGGATTCTGGCCTTCGCACTCTATGTTACCTATTCAAAACACCTGCATATTGCCCTAGGCTTCCCGAATGTCTACTTCTCAGACCTACAGCCTAAAGGCGAAATGCAGAATATGCCCGAAATTACCAAAGAAGTTCAGTTAGCGCTGGGGTTGCCCATTACAACAGAAGCTGATGGATCACAGGTGAATGATAATGGCCTACAATCTGGTGCAGATTCGCCAGCCGAGATTGGACGTTTCGGCGCTAAAGATGTGCAGGACCTGAAGTGGATTAATCTGATGAATGCCTATAGCTGCACAGAATGCGGCCGCTGTACGGCAGCCTGTCCGGCAAATATTACGGGTAAGAAACTGTCGCCCCGCAAAATCATGATGGATACCCGCGATCGGCTTGAAGAAGTTCAGCGCGGATGGAAAATGCACGGCAGCGAATACAAAGATGATAAATCCTTGCTCAACGATTACATTACGGCCGAGGAACTAAACGCCTGTACAACCTGTCAGGCCTGTGTGAATGCGTGTCCAATCAATATCAATCCACTTGATATTATTCTTCAGTTACGTCGCTATCGGGTTATGGAAGAGTCGCAGGCACCAGCATCCTGGAATGCTATGTTTAGTAACATCGAAAATAATATGGCTCCCTGGAAGTTCTCACCAGGCGATCGCTTCAACTGGGCCGATCAGGTAAATGACCTTAAATAA
- the gmk gene encoding guanylate kinase: protein MNGKLIIFSAPSGSGKTTIVKHLLAENNNLGFSISACTRDRRGRSEENGKDYYFLTPEEFKQRIDKDEFVEWEEVYTGAFYGTLKSEIERVWANGKHVLFDVDVQGGLKLKEYYGEKALAVFVQVPDEETLRQRLIGRGSETEESLSKRLFKVHFEMSFKDRFDVILVNDELETSLAKAQKLVDDFVKENKVPAKGTVI, encoded by the coding sequence TTGAACGGTAAACTGATCATTTTTTCGGCCCCATCTGGTTCGGGCAAGACTACAATAGTAAAGCATTTGCTAGCCGAGAACAATAATCTCGGCTTTTCCATTTCGGCCTGCACACGCGACCGCCGGGGCCGTAGCGAAGAAAATGGAAAAGACTATTATTTTCTGACACCTGAAGAGTTCAAACAGAGAATCGACAAGGACGAATTTGTTGAATGGGAAGAAGTCTATACGGGCGCATTTTATGGAACCCTAAAGTCTGAAATTGAGCGAGTATGGGCCAATGGCAAGCATGTGCTGTTTGATGTTGATGTACAGGGCGGCTTGAAACTGAAAGAATACTATGGTGAAAAAGCACTGGCCGTATTTGTTCAGGTTCCTGACGAAGAAACACTCCGCCAGCGATTGATTGGCCGGGGCTCCGAAACGGAAGAGAGCCTGTCGAAGCGTTTATTTAAGGTTCATTTCGAAATGAGTTTTAAAGATCGCTTTGATGTGATTCTGGTTAACGATGAACTGGAAACGTCGCTGGCCAAAGCGCAGAAGCTCGTCGACGATTTTGTCAAAGAAAATAAAGTGCCTGCCAAAGGAACGGTTATTTAG
- a CDS encoding histidine kinase: MIPLNDRWFRLVGIPLVALLGDWIFYDEINRQHGLPFWIDYLVSLVEVSLLWTISRYGILQSRRRYPRLNQTRQRVIFQALWFLLITGLFRLMTSTLYDLTMIWGYQYTPLRYLYNIAVGIFCVIPIAAIYEGLYLYRQWRTTYYEAEELKKMSLQTQLESLREQVKPHFLFNSLNTLQGLVMEDEKEQAVSFIINLSQVYRYLLQSNEQLVIPLAKELEFIRAYVALLKTRFEQGLVLQIDVAPEMLAYSLPPLTVQMLVENAVKHNRLSALYPLTIRIYTDAAQNVVVVNNRQPKQSPVPSNRLGLTNIAAKYRLFNQPDIVIHQTDAIFQVAVPLLKPQPV, encoded by the coding sequence ATGATCCCCTTAAACGACCGTTGGTTTCGGCTGGTGGGTATCCCGCTCGTGGCCCTGCTGGGCGACTGGATTTTCTACGATGAAATCAATCGGCAGCACGGCTTGCCCTTCTGGATCGATTACCTGGTTAGTCTGGTCGAAGTATCGCTGCTGTGGACGATTAGCCGATACGGAATTCTTCAGTCACGTCGCCGTTATCCGAGGCTGAATCAGACGCGGCAGCGGGTAATTTTTCAGGCGCTGTGGTTTTTGCTGATTACGGGTCTGTTCCGGCTGATGACCTCAACACTCTACGACTTAACCATGATTTGGGGCTACCAATACACCCCCCTTCGGTACCTGTATAACATCGCGGTGGGCATCTTCTGCGTCATTCCCATCGCGGCCATCTATGAAGGATTATACCTGTATCGCCAGTGGCGGACGACGTATTATGAGGCCGAAGAACTAAAGAAAATGAGCCTGCAAACCCAACTTGAATCGTTACGCGAACAGGTCAAACCGCACTTTCTATTCAACAGCCTGAACACCTTGCAGGGATTGGTAATGGAAGATGAGAAAGAACAGGCCGTTTCATTTATCATCAACCTCTCTCAGGTGTACCGCTATCTGCTCCAAAGCAATGAGCAGTTGGTTATCCCTTTGGCGAAGGAACTGGAGTTTATTCGGGCTTACGTGGCCCTGCTCAAAACCCGCTTCGAGCAGGGCTTAGTGCTGCAAATTGATGTAGCGCCGGAGATGCTCGCTTACAGTCTGCCCCCGCTAACCGTTCAAATGCTGGTCGAAAACGCGGTGAAGCACAACCGGCTGTCGGCCCTCTACCCGCTCACGATTCGCATTTATACCGATGCGGCTCAGAACGTAGTGGTGGTCAACAACCGGCAACCCAAGCAGTCGCCAGTTCCATCAAACCGGCTGGGACTAACCAACATTGCGGCTAAATACCGGCTGTTTAACCAACCTGATATCGTTATTCACCAAACCGACGCGATCTTCCAGGTCGCCGTTCCCCTACTCAAACCTCAACCGGTATGA
- a CDS encoding helix-turn-helix transcriptional regulator, which translates to MQFEIDSSGPVGRIKVLPEESHATNTGLMEMAFPSALGMGTIRRFMLNPLLFVMVHHYTLSRDVELRRQTEAGHQPMITFSFRNLVSMSTPPARPSASRMLPAVQVSSSDLDLAVFFPAGTLIQTIIVGINADLLGQLLGQQAQKPLVQTLLGGRQSYLYEEMGSLAVQQIASDLLAHPETDPLFAFYVTVKGQELVYQFMSELLQRETKTVYPLREDEGKTLFMIRNELIKDLRKAPSIPQLAWVAGMSESKLRRLFRQVFGLSLYAYYQTVRMQEAARLLREAKLSVSETGYRLGFENLSHFTRVFVDHLGQKPKQYAKSG; encoded by the coding sequence ATGCAATTTGAGATTGACTCCTCAGGGCCAGTCGGTCGGATTAAGGTGCTACCCGAAGAAAGCCATGCTACCAACACCGGCTTAATGGAGATGGCCTTTCCTTCCGCTTTGGGAATGGGGACTATCCGGCGGTTCATGCTGAATCCGCTTCTATTTGTGATGGTGCACCACTACACCCTCAGCCGGGACGTGGAGCTACGGCGTCAGACCGAAGCGGGCCATCAGCCGATGATTACATTTAGTTTTCGCAACCTAGTGTCCATGTCTACTCCGCCCGCTCGCCCATCGGCTAGTCGAATGCTGCCAGCGGTACAGGTAAGCTCAAGCGATCTAGATTTAGCTGTTTTTTTTCCCGCCGGTACACTCATTCAGACCATCATTGTCGGCATTAACGCCGACTTGTTGGGGCAGCTCCTGGGGCAACAAGCTCAAAAACCGCTGGTACAGACCCTGCTGGGCGGTCGTCAATCATACCTTTATGAAGAAATGGGATCACTGGCTGTTCAACAGATTGCCAGTGATCTGCTGGCCCATCCCGAAACGGACCCGCTATTCGCATTTTACGTTACCGTTAAAGGTCAGGAGTTAGTCTATCAGTTTATGAGTGAACTGTTACAGCGCGAGACGAAAACGGTTTATCCGCTTCGGGAAGATGAGGGTAAGACGCTGTTTATGATACGGAACGAGTTGATCAAGGATTTACGTAAAGCGCCAAGCATCCCTCAACTGGCTTGGGTGGCAGGCATGAGCGAAAGTAAACTCCGGCGCTTATTTCGGCAGGTCTTCGGTCTGAGCCTTTACGCGTATTACCAGACAGTGCGTATGCAAGAAGCGGCCCGGCTGTTGCGGGAAGCGAAGCTATCGGTGTCAGAGACGGGCTATCGGCTAGGATTTGAAAACCTAAGCCATTTTACGCGGGTCTTTGTAGATCATCTAGGTCAAAAGCCTAAACAGTATGCAAAGTCTGGTTAG
- a CDS encoding DUF1772 domain-containing protein, whose product MTLKCFELINLVLSALVGGMYWGPWLALSRSLNTFDPGVFLAITHRLNQNMAGLMTYLTPLGLLSTLPTLYLSFGSQPTTFWFTLAGFIGFLTALLVTVWIEVPLVMQIVHWDASALPINWMQLRDRWMNFHWLRVMGD is encoded by the coding sequence ATGACATTAAAATGCTTTGAACTCATCAATCTAGTCTTGTCGGCTCTTGTCGGCGGCATGTACTGGGGCCCTTGGCTAGCCCTGAGCCGCTCGCTAAATACATTCGACCCAGGCGTGTTTCTGGCCATTACCCACCGACTTAATCAAAATATGGCGGGCCTGATGACCTACCTCACTCCGTTGGGGCTGCTCTCTACCCTGCCTACGCTGTACCTGTCGTTCGGTAGCCAGCCGACTACTTTCTGGTTCACGCTGGCGGGTTTTATCGGCTTTCTGACTGCGCTCCTCGTTACGGTATGGATTGAGGTACCCCTTGTGATGCAGATTGTACACTGGGATGCCTCGGCTCTGCCCATCAATTGGATGCAGCTGCGCGACCGATGGATGAACTTTCATTGGCTTCGGGTTATGGGGGATTGA
- a CDS encoding M28 family peptidase yields MTKFITLTALAFLFTVSACRTKQSDTTQTKEEPKTVTAPAFNADSAYSYIDQQVKFGPRVPNTAAHVEAGNYLVAKLKQFGCQVTEQNFVATTWDGKKLNARNIIGSINPQASKRIVLASHWDSRPHADQDPDKADQSKPVMAANDGASGVGVLLELARTIQQSQQKPTVGIDIVFFDAEDWGNGEKAANDFEKESGNQFDYIGFCLGSRYWAKNLPKPGYSAYYGILLDMVGAKGATFAKEGLSMQFAPSVVNNVWQTASQLGYSQYFVDTPGGQITDDHVAPNTIAKIPMIDIIHTNIGTGGFFSAWHTADDTMSNIDRATLKAVGQTLLQVLYNEE; encoded by the coding sequence ATGACTAAGTTCATAACACTTACTGCGCTGGCATTTTTATTCACCGTAAGCGCCTGTCGAACAAAGCAGAGTGATACTACGCAGACCAAAGAGGAACCTAAAACGGTTACTGCGCCTGCCTTCAATGCCGACTCAGCGTATTCGTACATTGATCAGCAGGTGAAATTTGGTCCACGCGTTCCTAACACCGCTGCTCATGTTGAAGCCGGGAATTATCTGGTGGCAAAATTAAAGCAGTTCGGCTGCCAGGTTACAGAGCAGAACTTTGTTGCCACCACCTGGGATGGCAAAAAACTGAATGCCCGAAACATCATTGGCAGCATTAATCCACAAGCCAGCAAGCGCATTGTGCTGGCTTCGCACTGGGATTCGCGCCCTCATGCCGATCAGGACCCCGATAAGGCCGACCAGTCTAAACCCGTTATGGCTGCTAATGATGGCGCTAGTGGAGTTGGTGTTCTGCTCGAACTGGCCCGCACCATTCAGCAAAGCCAACAAAAACCAACTGTTGGCATCGACATTGTTTTCTTCGATGCCGAAGACTGGGGTAATGGCGAAAAAGCGGCCAACGATTTCGAAAAAGAAAGCGGAAATCAGTTCGACTATATTGGTTTCTGCCTCGGATCGCGCTATTGGGCCAAAAACCTACCCAAACCCGGCTACTCGGCTTACTACGGAATTTTGCTGGACATGGTCGGAGCTAAAGGAGCCACGTTTGCGAAGGAAGGCCTTTCCATGCAGTTTGCCCCATCGGTCGTAAACAATGTGTGGCAAACCGCCAGTCAGTTAGGCTACAGCCAATATTTTGTCGATACGCCGGGTGGACAGATTACCGACGACCATGTTGCGCCTAACACAATCGCGAAAATTCCAATGATTGATATTATTCACACAAATATTGGAACCGGTGGTTTTTTCTCTGCCTGGCATACTGCCGACGACACTATGAGTAACATTGATCGGGCCACGCTCAAAGCTGTTGGGCAAACACTTTTACAAGTGCTTTATAATGAAGAGTAA
- a CDS encoding (Fe-S)-binding protein — MTQEVKTYKVPTMADMAASGEEPEILFWVGCAGSFDDRYKRVTIAFVRILNHVGIKFAVLGPEEACTGDPARRAGNEFLFQMQAMSNIQVLNGYKVKKIVTACPHCFNTLKNEYPELGGAYEVIHHTQFLQGLINDGRVRVKDGQPFKGKKITFHDSCYLGRANKIYEAPRDVLAALDADLVEMKRVRANGLCCGAGGGQYFKEPEPGNKDVNVERVEEALSTGADTIAVACPFCMTMMSDGVKNKNREDSVRIYDIAELIAQKQGL, encoded by the coding sequence ATGACACAAGAAGTAAAAACATATAAAGTACCAACCATGGCCGATATGGCTGCTTCGGGCGAAGAGCCAGAAATTTTGTTTTGGGTTGGATGCGCGGGCTCATTCGACGATCGGTATAAGCGTGTGACGATTGCCTTTGTCCGTATTCTAAATCATGTAGGAATTAAGTTTGCCGTATTAGGGCCCGAAGAAGCCTGTACGGGCGACCCCGCCCGCCGGGCCGGCAATGAATTTTTATTTCAGATGCAGGCCATGTCGAACATTCAGGTGTTAAACGGCTATAAGGTAAAGAAAATCGTTACGGCTTGTCCGCACTGTTTTAACACACTTAAGAATGAGTATCCTGAGTTAGGAGGGGCGTACGAAGTTATACACCATACGCAGTTTTTGCAGGGATTGATCAACGACGGGCGGGTTCGGGTAAAAGATGGCCAGCCGTTTAAAGGAAAAAAGATCACTTTCCACGATTCCTGTTATCTGGGCCGGGCCAATAAAATCTATGAAGCCCCCCGCGATGTACTGGCAGCGCTGGATGCTGATCTGGTTGAAATGAAGCGAGTACGGGCCAATGGGCTCTGTTGCGGAGCCGGAGGAGGGCAATATTTTAAGGAACCCGAACCCGGCAACAAAGATGTAAATGTAGAACGGGTTGAAGAAGCGCTGAGTACTGGTGCCGATACTATAGCGGTAGCCTGCCCCTTTTGTATGACGATGATGTCGGATGGCGTTAAAAATAAAAACCGGGAGGATTCGGTTCGGATTTACGATATAGCGGAGCTGATTGCCCAAAAACAGGGACTTTAA
- a CDS encoding sigma-70 family RNA polymerase sigma factor yields MSDTPTRDDRDAGPDQFLPDGDPIDQPSADTPTRGYTDEQKYQIFNKEFMPHIDSMYNFAFRLTTDEDDANDLVQDTYLKAFRFISSFEQGTNAKAWLFRILKNSFINDYRKKSKEPAKVDYQDVETTYNSEDAEAEHTVDLRAESVSDLIGDEVATALNSLPVDFRTVIILCDIEGFTYEEMAKILDIPIGTVRSRLHRARNLLKEKLRDYASSMGYNEENEE; encoded by the coding sequence ATGTCAGATACGCCAACTCGCGACGACCGGGATGCCGGACCAGACCAATTCTTACCCGACGGCGATCCAATCGATCAGCCATCGGCCGATACTCCTACACGCGGTTATACCGATGAGCAGAAGTATCAGATTTTCAACAAGGAGTTTATGCCCCACATCGACTCCATGTACAACTTTGCTTTTCGCCTGACAACCGACGAGGACGATGCCAACGATCTCGTACAGGATACTTATTTAAAGGCATTTCGGTTCATTTCCTCTTTCGAGCAAGGAACTAACGCTAAAGCATGGCTGTTTCGGATTCTGAAGAACAGCTTCATCAACGATTACAGAAAGAAAAGTAAAGAACCGGCTAAAGTAGATTATCAGGACGTTGAAACGACCTATAATTCGGAAGATGCCGAAGCAGAACATACGGTTGATCTGCGGGCAGAGTCGGTTTCAGACCTGATTGGCGATGAAGTAGCCACGGCACTGAATTCGTTACCAGTTGATTTCCGTACGGTAATCATTCTGTGTGATATTGAAGGATTCACGTACGAAGAAATGGCCAAAATTCTGGACATTCCAATTGGTACTGTTAGATCCCGATTACACCGTGCCCGGAACCTGTTGAAAGAAAAATTGCGTGATTATGCATCATCAATGGGTTATAATGAAGAAAATGAAGAATAA
- the nadD gene encoding nicotinate (nicotinamide) nucleotide adenylyltransferase, with amino-acid sequence MHIGLFFGSFNPIHIGHLIIANTMATSTDLEQVWFVVSPQNPFKKTKSLLHEFDRFDMVERAIADNSRLKATDIEFSMPRPSYTIDTLVRLSEKYPQHTFGLIMGEDNLDQFANWKNYDKILEYYGLYVYPRPRAVASPFRVHPNVRLIESPLLDISATYIRDCIRTNRSIRYMVPDVVEEMIERKRFYV; translated from the coding sequence ATGCACATCGGTCTATTCTTCGGCTCATTTAATCCTATCCATATTGGTCATCTGATTATTGCCAATACAATGGCTACATCGACCGATCTGGAGCAGGTATGGTTTGTTGTGTCGCCCCAAAACCCGTTTAAAAAAACGAAAAGTCTGCTGCATGAGTTCGACCGGTTCGATATGGTTGAACGGGCTATTGCCGATAATAGTCGGCTTAAAGCGACTGATATTGAGTTCTCTATGCCCAGACCCAGCTATACAATTGATACGTTGGTAAGGCTAAGCGAAAAATATCCGCAGCATACATTCGGGTTAATTATGGGAGAAGATAATCTCGACCAATTTGCCAATTGGAAAAACTACGATAAAATTCTGGAATACTATGGCTTATATGTTTATCCGCGCCCGCGGGCAGTTGCCAGTCCATTCCGAGTCCACCCAAATGTTCGCCTTATTGAGTCGCCCCTGCTGGATATTTCGGCAACCTACATCCGCGATTGCATCCGCACTAATCGCTCCATTCGCTACATGGTGCCGGATGTGGTAGAAGAAATGATTGAGCGAAAGAGGTTTTATGTGTAA
- a CDS encoding S41 family peptidase has protein sequence MKKSLFSILILGVSTLFAACSNRFIGPEMPNNPVTNFDHLWGEYDRLYGAFEPKKLDWDALYKTYRPQVNEQTTDADLYRVMTALLDNLDDNHVYLRPTANTGLPWYDGGVLGRTRERTYDGAVVKRYLTESRTFTNEFSTGKLPGNVGYILLKGFENNIATYGKTMDSVLTYFRDTKGLIIDLRDNGGGEDRVAQYIANRFATERHLSFTSRLRNGPQHTDFGPELRFYTEPAGSFQYTKPVVVLTNLSSYSSAETFMLAMLQNKTVTQVGDVTGGAFSDAVPRDLPNGWSFRVPIADVRDATGRNLEGIGIVPKVLVKNKPEELKAGHDRALETAIELLR, from the coding sequence ATGAAAAAGTCGCTCTTTTCCATTCTCATCCTTGGCGTATCTACGCTGTTTGCCGCATGCTCGAACCGATTCATCGGCCCTGAAATGCCCAACAACCCCGTTACCAATTTCGACCATCTGTGGGGCGAATATGACCGGCTCTACGGCGCGTTTGAACCCAAAAAACTCGACTGGGATGCGCTCTATAAGACCTACCGCCCTCAAGTGAACGAGCAGACCACCGACGCGGACCTATATCGGGTAATGACGGCGTTGCTTGACAACCTCGACGATAACCACGTGTACCTCCGCCCCACAGCCAATACCGGTTTGCCCTGGTATGACGGGGGTGTTCTGGGTCGCACCCGGGAGCGGACGTATGACGGTGCAGTTGTGAAGCGTTACCTGACCGAAAGCCGGACGTTCACCAACGAGTTTAGTACCGGTAAACTGCCCGGCAACGTGGGTTACATCCTGCTGAAAGGTTTTGAAAACAACATAGCCACCTACGGCAAAACAATGGACTCGGTGCTGACGTATTTCCGGGATACGAAAGGATTGATTATCGACCTGCGCGACAATGGCGGTGGCGAAGACCGCGTAGCGCAGTACATCGCCAACCGATTTGCTACTGAGCGACACCTGTCGTTTACGTCCCGACTGCGTAACGGCCCTCAACACACCGATTTCGGCCCCGAGCTCCGATTTTATACCGAACCAGCGGGTAGCTTCCAATACACCAAACCGGTTGTTGTGCTGACAAATCTATCGTCGTATAGCTCAGCCGAAACGTTTATGCTGGCTATGCTTCAGAACAAAACCGTCACGCAGGTTGGTGACGTAACGGGCGGGGCTTTTTCCGATGCCGTGCCACGCGACCTGCCCAACGGCTGGAGTTTCCGCGTACCTATCGCCGACGTGCGCGATGCCACCGGCCGTAACCTCGAAGGTATTGGTATTGTGCCGAAGGTACTGGTCAAAAACAAGCCCGAGGAACTGAAAGCAGGTCATGACCGGGCGTTGGAAACGGCCATTGAATTGCTTCGGTAA
- a CDS encoding LytTR family DNA-binding domain-containing protein — translation MNVLIVEDEAVAARQLKAMLGRAGDDISVLAVLNSIETAVAYLRQSPRPDLILLDIELSDGQSFEIFNQVTVTSPVIFTTAYDEYARRAFEVNSVDYLLKPIEEAALHKALDKFRQLRQTYGGTLPEGLLVPIDELVRQINQYQRPETWFRDRFLVHMGQRLLPIDVTEVAYFFSANKLTYLKTVADKQYAIDYSLDELEQALDPRRFYRANRQFIVGHKAIQKVHLYFTSKLKVELNPVADEEVIISREKAMAFRRWLGE, via the coding sequence ATGAACGTATTGATTGTCGAAGACGAAGCCGTAGCCGCTCGTCAACTAAAAGCCATGCTGGGCCGGGCAGGCGATGACATTTCGGTGCTGGCTGTGCTGAACAGTATCGAAACTGCTGTAGCTTACCTGCGCCAGTCGCCCCGGCCCGACCTGATTCTGCTGGACATTGAACTCTCGGACGGGCAAAGCTTTGAGATATTTAACCAGGTGACCGTGACGAGTCCGGTCATCTTCACCACGGCCTACGATGAGTACGCCCGGCGGGCTTTTGAGGTCAACAGCGTTGATTATCTGCTCAAACCCATTGAGGAAGCTGCCCTGCACAAAGCGCTGGATAAGTTTCGGCAACTACGTCAGACCTACGGTGGTACACTGCCGGAGGGATTATTGGTACCTATTGACGAATTGGTGCGTCAGATTAATCAGTACCAACGGCCCGAAACCTGGTTCCGGGACCGGTTTCTGGTACACATGGGCCAGCGTCTGCTCCCCATTGATGTGACGGAAGTGGCCTATTTCTTTTCGGCCAACAAACTCACCTACCTCAAAACCGTTGCCGACAAGCAGTATGCAATTGATTATTCGCTCGACGAACTTGAACAGGCACTCGACCCGCGCCGGTTTTACCGGGCCAACCGGCAGTTCATCGTTGGTCATAAAGCCATTCAAAAAGTCCACCTGTATTTTACCAGTAAGCTGAAAGTAGAGCTCAACCCGGTGGCCGACGAGGAAGTCATCATCAGCCGCGAGAAAGCGATGGCGTTCCGACGCTGGCTGGGCGAATAG